Proteins encoded together in one Lathyrus oleraceus cultivar Zhongwan6 chromosome 5, CAAS_Psat_ZW6_1.0, whole genome shotgun sequence window:
- the LOC127085859 gene encoding uncharacterized protein LOC127085859 yields MYGRKACQLVKEFSSGEKGQLTPFNNDLFDQVISECSQHHLELQALIRKMQEEGLDVQTARNPDHYGALIHLFSIVRNKRCLTAYVYNRAETIRNLLWKIGPVIPKEIEEKLNHWEEEYFKKHSVALRTYMSKALVDLTVDMVPPKDPYIQVRVLEDIREGIVLSDNKNPNFARHSMHFLKRTDAEKYISRGLMEELTG; encoded by the exons ATGTATGGGAGAAAAGCTTGCCAACTTGTGAAAGAATTTTCAAGTGGAGAAAAGGGCCAGCTCACACCATTTAAT AATGACTTGTTTGACCAAGTAATATCAGAGTGCAGCCAACATCACCTTGAGCTTCAGGCCTTGATAAG GAAGATGCAGGAAGAAGGTTTGGATGTCCAAACAGCTAGGAATCCTGACCACTATGGAGCCCTCATCCATCTATTTTCTATAGTTCGAAATAAACGTTGTCTAACAGCTTATGT GTATAACCGAGCAGAAACTATACGGAACCTGTTATGGAAGATAGGGCCCGTGATTCCAAAAGAAATTGAAGAGAAGCTTAATCATTGGGAGGAAGAGTATTTCAAGAAGCATTCTGTAGCATTGAGAACTTATATGTCAAAAGCACTGGTTGATTTGACTGTG GATATGGTACCACCAAAAGATCCATACATTCAAGTAAGGGTCCTTGAAGACATAAGAGAAGGCATTGTACTTAGTGATAATAAGAATCCCAATTTCGCCCGCCATTCCATGCACTTTCTGAAGCGAACTGATGCAGAGAAATATATCTCACGG GGCTTAATGGAAGAGCTCACTGGTTGA